gaatttcatccaaatcggacaaaaattgcggcttgtatgggctcaagcagtcatatcgggagataagtttatatgggagctacatcatgttcttggctgatttggaccgtacatggcacagttgttgagagtcataatagaacactatatgtaaaatttgagccaaaatagtagaaaattgaggctaccaggggctcaagaagtcaaaccaggagattggtttatatggagctatatcaggttcttgaccgatttagaacgtacttttcacagttgttggaagtcataatagaaaaattatgtgccaaattcagccaaatcgggacaaaattgcggcttccagggggctcaagaagttaaatcgaagatcggtttatatgggagctatatcaggtcttgaccgatttagaccgtacttttcacatttgttggaagtcataatagaaaattttgtgccaaatttcagccaaatcggaaaaaaattcccttttccagaggctccagaagtcaaatcggaagatcggtttttatgggagctatatccgaatctgaactgatatgactcatttgcaatccgcaacgacctacatcaatagtaagtatctgtgcaaaatttcaagcggatagctttacacATACgaccgctaacgtgatttcgacagacggacggacatggctagttcgactcagagtggcctatttgactgaaattttactcgtgttgttttggtatcacttccaacaactgtgttaaatatggttcaaatcggttcataacctgatatagctgccatataaaccgatcttgggtcttgactttttcagcttttagaggtcgcaattattatccgatttggctgtcattttgcacttggtgttttagtatcacttcaaacaactgtgccaagattgattcaaatcggtgcataacctggtatagctgccatataacgcaattttggatcttgacttcttgagccgctggagggcgcagttctcatccgatttggctgaaattttgcatgaggtgttcttccaacaaatgtgctaagtatggcgcaaatcagttcacaaacttatatagctgatatataaaccgatctgggatcttgacttcttgagcctctagagggggcaattctcatccgatttggcagaaattttgtgcaacggattcttccatgaccttcaacacaggtgtctaatatggtcttaatcgatctatatcttgatacagctcctatataaaccgatctagcgagtttgcttcttgagcccctacaaggcgcactaCTTAtcagacttctacaatgttcagcatttaattcatttatggtcggaatcggactataactttataaagcttcaatagcataacagttcttattcattattctttgtttgcctacaaagagatgcagcgcaaagaactcaacaaatgcgatccatggtggagggtatataagattcagcccggccgaacttagcacgctgttacttgtttagCACTACGACATTTCGTAAGATTATGCCGACTTTATGCCGAGATAGAGTTGATCTTAAAAGGTTTATAAAACTAAATCGAGTGCTTATGGGTTCCACTAATTCCCGACACGGAATAGTTGCGAGCACCACAGAGGCTGGAACGTTGAGGTTCAatctatgttgttgttgttgtagtagcagtgtgtggtacactgaggcggcagcccttgccgatgaaggaattcatcgggtcaatctggtacaaccggctgccatgggattgcaatcTATGTGGTATTCATTGCCGACACTagaagtttagctgcgagctaccgggcgcgaccacaggttgcggatagtggaatgctccatacggagtagctgcaatggcagttgcggacaatgagcggtattgagcggagattctcagtgagaggccgggcggatatgacaaggcgagttattggtgcctttaaataaccaatggccaccctgttccagcggcgatcggtcctttgaaccggaacgagcttgctcacctacagagcttgacgaggatcgccacctccacaagaaaatgtggctacaacaacaacaactaattcCTGAAATAATATAGCTAATGAAGATGTAGATtcgaggccatcgtagcgcagaggttagcatctccggccatgacgctgaacgcctgggttcgcatcCTGGCGACACCATCAGAAAATCTTTCCCAAGGAGGAGATTAAATCCAAATTTATATATGCCGGATGAGAAATAACCCTGTTTGAAGCAACAATGGTGGGAAGAAAGGAAGCCATGGTCCATTTAACTTGCTGATTCTATTCAAAATTGACCAAGAAAGGATTAGcggagttaaaaaaaaataggaagCCTATAAGTACTTCGTATCCAGTATATTTGGCATTTAACTTGCTGATCCTATTCAAGAGTGACCAAAAAAGTATTGGCGGAGTTAAGCAAATAAGACCCCAATAAATATTTCGTATACAGTGTATTTGGCAGACAATGGTTATTTTTTTAGTTCGCCCATAAACTGAACATACAGCTATTGTTACAAGGGAAGACTATGCCCCCAATTTGCGTGGCTCTAAAAAACATCTGTGCACCACTACTCAAAGAAATCTCTGAATGCATAGGTATTTTCAACTTACAATATGTTCCCGTACAGTGTTGTGGAATATCTGCAGTTTCATATCTGTTATCTCCTCTTCTTCATCTTCCATGTTGCCGAAGAATTGATGATATTTCTCACTAAGGGTGGCCAGTTTAGATAAGGTGTGTTGAACTCACTTTTAATtggtttattaataatttattaacccacacgcacacacacacacacacttaatttttctttatcaaACAAAAACGCACATTTGCAAGGCAGCAGCGACAGGGGTCAATTGATGCTTAgcaatattatttttttcacaATAATTTGTAGTGCTTTACTATTTTCCCACACCGACAACTGTGGTCAATAAGATGCGTAAACACACACTTGTTGTTTTCAGCGCTGTGTGAAGATAATTTATTTACTTTGTTAATTTACTTCGACACAATAGGAATTAATCAAAACTAGTCGTCATAAAACACCTCAGCAAAATCCTTTTTTGTTTCTTCCTCTTCTCCTTTttcttattatttgtttttgcttttacgTGTTATTGATAAAACAATTTCTCCCGCTTTCACACACACATTTATAGATTTgttattgccaaaaaaaaaaaccttcaagCGAAACTTTTCACAATTTGTTCGACAAGAAATTGTGTTTTCCAAATTTGTTTATTAACCGTCCAATGATTGGGAAGCAAATATATTTTATCGTGTTTCTCTTCcctataaacaaaaacaaaacgccCGTTCGAAGTGATGAAGAATAGCCGTTCAACACGAAAATGAGCAGAGGAGAAGAGAAACGTACacgacaattttttttgtgcGGAAATCCGATATCTTGACGATAATTATCGCTCGAAAGAAATCGAAAAATCGAATGCTCAAATTACATGGCACATGAAGAGTGCTCATTATAATACATGGTGGATTAATAGGGGAtgtcacgcgaacagctgaaaacagccGGCTAGTTTGACAATATAAAGATCTCAGTTTTGTGCCTACATTCACAATAAACCACCCCATTTTTTGAACTTTCCCTTTATTTATGTCTCCCTTTCTCTCATTTTTTCTGCAACGTACACACACGAGAGCAAGTTACTTGGGTTGTGTCaaccaaagagcgtaagaaagaataAGAGTTGGCGTTAGAGCGTAATAcgggatgacgagtgacaaattttaaagacacaacatatttgaattgcttacgatatttcgtttttcctttattccaactttcggttgcaaagaaacaaagcaaaatacgaaaaaatgttcgaaggaattcccgaatcaaaacagaataacccgaaaatgttgcaaccctcaatgtgaattcaattggaatacaataaaaatgttgtgtctttaacgcgagttataTTACGGTACgtggaagacaaagcagaaaccctctcttgtatTAGATCTTATGCTCTTTGGTgttaacaacaatttcttatttGAAATGACATCTTGATGACGAGAAACGgtttgcaccatatgatttgttgtacaaatgagaccatctttaattgtttcgccatgattgTAATATTTGCTATGTTTTATAGACCTTTCATGCGGCACATCATGGTCGCACTCAcgtgtgtacgtgttgattacaatgcatcgattttttttctttgattttcttcaggatgcacttataaggtgaggttatgcgaacagctgagtacaatttcttttatatatttgttttgcttttgcaataaatctaaatgtctaaggcttgttgttgttgtagcagtggctgtacactgaggcggcagctgtTGCCGATAAACGACTtcttcgggtcaatccggtacgtacaaccggctgccttaataacacagctgtgatttttttctaaaatcttaaaaagaatTTCTACTTGATCCGATATttcacacataagcaacaaaacagtgtaataatgaagaaaattaaaaattaatataccaccCAAGGTAGTTTCATTGGGGGtagatgtttgttgttgttctaatcACGCTACCTCTTGATTGAATCATGGTTTGACGGTACTAAGATGTCAGCTCTGTGTTTACATTCACAGCAGGTTAGGTTACACACACGAGGGCAAGTTTCTTTGCTtgtgttaagaaaaatttcatttttgaaaTGATATCTTGATGACGAGATGGCAAATTGCTCCATATCATTTGTGAttattgtacaaatgagaccatttttaattgtttcgccatgtttGTAATAGTTGTTGTGTTTTATATAGGCCTTTTACATGGCACACCATTATCGTGTTCACCGTGCCCACGTGTTgattcaggattcactaatagaaggttaggtcacatgcaaaacttcaagtggataggccccatgaacatcattaaggatgtcaaatttgCCGATTGATGTCAAATCAGCCGATTGAGGATAATACGTAAACAAAGAACGAATAGAAAAAGAGAACACATTGACAtactcaatgccaagtactgacaaaaattaaaaaaaatatattttggctGATGGTGTGTTCTTTGACGCTTGCTCGTCGATTATGCAACCTTTTGAAcctctttctcgcatattctctgctcatgtacgcacacgtatacacacacgcacacaaattcgtttgcgtgtgttggcaaaactacgatcagcttgatgacaagatggcagattgcaccatatgatttgtggttgttgtacaagtgagaccacctttaattgtttggcCATGGGATATctctaaggcatttgatagggtctggcacggtgcactactatcaaagcttatcgcatttggtgtcggtaatggcttcgttcgatttattacgagctttctcagagatggCACTATGCGAgtcgttataaagggtgatttttttgaggttaggattttcatgcattagtatttgacagatcacgtgggatttcagacatggtgtttaagagaaagatgctcagtatgctttgacatttcatcatgaatagacttactaacgagcaacgcttgcaaatcattgaattttattaccaaaatcagtgttcggttcgaaatgtgttcattcaccataacgttgcgtccaacagcatctttgaaaaaatacggtccaatgattccaccagcgtacaaaccacaccaaacagtgcatttttcgggatgcatgggcagttcttgaacggcttctggttgctcttcactccaaatgcggcaattttgcttatttacgtagccattcaaccagaaatgagcctcatcgctgaacggtgaatgaacacatttcgaaccgaacactgattttggtaataaaattcaatgatttgcaagcgttgctcgttagtaagtctattcatgatgaaatgtcaaagcatactgagcatctttctctttgacaccatgtctgaaatcccacgtgatctgtcaaatactaatgcatgaaaatcctaacctcaaaaaaatcaccctttagattggGTCTCatccgcaggtgtaccccaaggctctgtcctttctccttctctttttcttattttcaccaACGATCTGTTAAAACAGACATCAAATCCGATCTACTTATTTGGGAATGACAGTAATCTATGTATGTCATTCGTCCATAGACCGAGTCTTTGAGAGATTGagaacaagaggcgggttatggatgatacactctgccaggatttgctggccatttctgagtggggtcaaaTGAATCGAGtaaattttaatgcacggaagactcagtgctctttgttgtcacacaaatgaTTCGTTATAGATGtagagcaatcagaagctcttgatgttctgagcattaaaatacaaagtgatgtccgttgggctaaacatgtatttgaagtgtcgaaagaagcattcaagtgctgaggcttccttaaacggcctaagaattacttcactcatCTGATCTCTTAACATCtttaccactttcataaggccaaaaatggagtacaactcacatgtataggTTGGAGCTTccaaatcatccctggagctactggaacGTGTACGGAGGAGAGTGAtgacgttgattggggacagtggggtatccaactctattgccttccTTGATCATCGTTGCAATGtgggtgtgtgttcgtctgatgtTCGtgttcttattcctgatgtaaggatctTTGGCAAAGATACTAGACTTTCTTAGAACACCCACCAGTTTGTAATTAATTGGCCAGCGGACCTCATAATGCATTATAGACAGAATTCTTATTTGGTCCTAACatttcgtatgtggaatcgccTTCCGGCtattgtttttcccacccactttgacatccagagatttaaagcaaatgtcaataaacattgCATCCTTTTTCCCACCCTCCATATCCTAATTTCCATGCGCCAACGTAATTTACTGTATTCATAGGAGACATAAGAGGATCCAACCTTTaacccatggcgaaacaattaaaggtggtctcatttgtacaacaaccacaaatcatatagttcaatccgccatcttgccatcaagctgatcgacgttttgccaacacgcgcaaacaaatttgtgtgcgtttgtgtatacgtgtgcgtacatgagcagagaatatgcgagaaagaagataacaacgaAGAGAATgccaacaaaaatctgacatcttaatactgtcaaacctggtcggctgttaacagctgatCGCCTTGCCTTTAACCCAACCCAGGATTTACTGAATAAgattaagccaagcgatcagccgacatacaattttttttttaatcttggcagtacttggcattgaagatgtcaacttgttctctttttacattcattctttgtttacgttttcgcctatttgatgacattttcaatcggcagatttgacatccttaatgatgttcatggggcctatccacttaatgttttcgcaagtgacctaaccttctattagtcaATCCTGAacccaacccttaactttcctaaatGTCAACGCAATGCagtgcatatataggggacataccctgcgtgttggttacgtaaAAAAATATAGTGCTAAAATAAAACAGCAGGATTCACCAATAGAAGCAGGATTCACCAATATTAAGATTAaggtttagatatatctcccatacgtATTTTTATCCGGTATGCCCTTTTAAGACTACATTAGCAACAATTTTGGGccgatctatacaaaattttgcatgaggttctTTATCTGACTCCCAATGCATGACCAATATGGGCTTTAAAGACTGCTTTAGCCACAATTTGGGTCCGTACAAAATCTTCCAAGATTctgttcaatatttcaatatttatgGTCAAGTCTGACTGGATTTAAACGTAGGTTCCATGAATTATAACTAGTAGGTacactcggtggtgtaggggattatatagtcggcttacTTTCAGCTTCCTTCCTGCCTGTgctgaatttcaataaaattaaacataaataaaagaGCTATATATCGGATATAtacataaatctgaaccgatttgcttcaaacttcaaatttttctGCACCTATAAGTCAGATTTGCCGAGTTTCATGAAGATTGGCCTGCCCGTTGATTTAAACGACACTTTTGAGGTCAAATTCCCCACtgtgccccttatcattgagcttaaacatgaatcggacagcactcattgatatgtgagaggtttgtccctgttccttaaaggaatgtccatgggcaaaatttgttgttgttgtagtaagcACAtttgcaacctgtggacgcgcccggtagctctcagctgagcttatcgtaatgacgatgaacatCATACAAATCGGAGTTCAGGGTTCCAATccgtgtggtgcccatcgttatcccgtgccgggggcaaaatttgtaatttgtacaACCGGCTCCCATAGGATTGTAGATGTGGGTTAattcgtttttacttgttggttttaaaaagacaaaaacttttaattaatttaaatacttttttaaataaaacatctaTTTTCTACGATGAAATATAtgcttagattttttttggcatatttATTACCTTGTAGTTTCTACCACAACAAGCCTTTCTATATGTTTCACCATAGTATGGGAGATGCTTACTTCTTTATATAGTAcatacttgatcgtcgtaacatttatCCGATGTCTttattggacttcttgagctccaacaagccgcagttattatccgctttagcagaaattttgcacaatggcttgtagtataacttccaacatcaatGCTAAAGATTGGTTTAAAATTGTTATAACCGCACAACTCTCAATTTTAATTCTGAATCAgccaatttaaaaaacaaaaaaatgcatcTGTTAATAactcttaaaatttttgtttttttccaacATGAGAAATACGATCCTTCGTGAGGGGTAGCTTAATGAACTATTAATTGTTTTGTATAGAGCAGCCAGAACGGGTGCTTTGAAACTACGTTAATGCTTTCATTATAAAAAGGGCCTTActcaattttttgttaatttacagGACACGGAAAAAACTCGGCTTAGGCCTTTTTTAAATCATTATTAATCCGTTATTTGCAATTGTATCCACCTTAAATTTTGAGGGAAGGTGCATACGACTAGTGTTACCGTTGAGAATTTTTAACAAGAGGCATCAAAAGTGTCATAGGGGCTTAACATGCAGTAAAGCCGAAAAcccatatttgctcgaaatttgtacattttgtgtTATAAACCATCTGAAACCCTCTGCCAAAGtcttttgaaatcggttcagaattatgtTGCCCTATATCGCTTATGAGATAGCTtttgggtattatatagtctgaACCGCCCGACTTGtggctttccttacttgtttctattaacATTTTTGGGATCTCCTTTTAAACGAACGAATACGATTAGACCAGTACACCCTCACAACAATTAaggcacgggatagctatgagcaccacgcAGGCTACAAACTTCGCCCTGTCTGGTTGTCATCCCACCTgatgaggatcgctacctctacatgcaaatgtgactacaacaccaaacaggCAATATTCATATGTAGGATGCCTATATTAACCGGCGGATTACTTCacacttttttttgcaataaatacCATTAATGTACTTGTACATACGGAAGCAAAGTTCTTACTCAGTCTGTGTCCCAATTTCACGTCTCATCGTATTTGATTGTGGAATAGTTTTGCAAGGGCATTCCAAAATAGCATCTATTTTATCTTCCAATACATTTAATTCTCTaaaatagaaaatctttaatattTATGTATTAATTTATCTCACTATACAAACTCAATATTGCATTCATTTTCAGATTCGTCCATGGAGGTAAATTCCACCCTAAATAAAGTGCAAAATATTAATATCAATAAGTTCCCTTGAACTTGCTATGGGACATCTTACTCTTCTAAACAATCGGACTTCTTTACCAAGACAAAAAAAGGTTTCGCTTTTTGTAATAGCACTTTTCTATTACTAAATGATACAACCTCATCTGGAAGGAAATGGTCACCGCAAATAAAATGTTTGGCTTCCAGTTCAATGCCACACAATTCGCTCCATTCCTGCAGGCTGACCAAATCCTTCGGCACACTAAAGAACGGTCCATTTATTTTGTGGTCCTGCTTGTTGCACAAAGCACACCTAcgcatttttctttttatttctttaatattcttttaataaaacgcgaaattttttgtagtttttcaaatcttttatttcgaaaatttcaaacgtttcaaaattcaaatttaaataaatgacatATGCAAACCATCAACGAATGTGAGAATGTAAGCAAAgagcaagttgacatcctcaatgccgactactgtcaaaaattcaaaaaattgtatgtcggctgattgcttggcctaaccttattcagtgaatcctgataaAACAGCAATTGTTCAATTATTGAAAAACATTATGGGGGGTTACTATAGAATTCATCCTGTTATTTTGCACTAGTGCACGAGTATTGTTCTTACCAGGCAACTTCAATAAATGTTCAACAATCTGGCATCATGACGCTTTTTTGATGTGCGGCCGGAATTGTCATTTTGACAAATTTACGCGAATTATTTATATTTACTTATTGGTCAAGTAAAcgttttttttgctaaaagtgCTAAAGGTTTAGTTTAAAACAATGTCCGTGGTTATAGAAACCACCATTGGAGATATTACAGTGGACTTGTTCACCGATGAGAGACCGGTGGCTTGCCTCAATTTCATGAAATTATGCAAACTCAAATATTACAACTATAACCTCTTTCATACCATCGAACAAGGATTCATTGCCCAGACTGGCGATCCCACAGGATCTGGGGATGGAGGAAGTTCAATATGGGGTGTGGTTGAGGGCCAACACAAGCGTTTCTTTGAAGGCGAGACTTTGCCCAAAATCCATCATTCCAGCGCGGGATTATTGTCGTTGGTGGGAGCCGGTAAACATCTGCTGGGAAGCCAATTCTTCTTTACCCTTGGCGACAACCTGATTTCACTGGATGGCCAACATTGTGTCATAGGCGAAGTGGTGGAGGGCCATGAAACATTGCGCAAACTAAACGAGGCAATTGTGGACGAGAACTTTcgaccatatcaagatatacgtGTTACTCACACTGTTATATTGGATGATCCCTTTGCTGATCCAAGGGGTTTTCGGGAGCCCAGTAGATCGCCCTCACCTTCAGCGGAAAGACTGGCCAATGGACGCATAGCCGCAGACGAAGATATCGATGATACGGATGGCAAAACAATGGAGGAGATTCAAGAAATTTTGGCCGAACGGGAGGCCAAGGCAAGAGCTACAATACTTGAGATTGTAGGTGATCTGCCTGATGCTGAAATGGCTCCACCCGAGAATGTTctttttgtttgcaaattaaATCCTGTGACGACTGACGATGATTTGGAAATAATTTTCAGTAGATTTGGGCGTGTCAAGTGTTGCGAGGTGATAAGAGATCGCAAAACCGGCGATTCTCTTCAATATGCCTTTGTTGAATTCGAGAATCAAAAGGCATGTGAAGCTGCCTATTTCAAAATGGACAATGTACTCATAGATGATCGGCGTATTCATGTAGACTTTTCTCAATCAGTTTCCAGAATAAAATGGAAGGGCAAAGGACGAGGCATTGAGGGTGATTCCAAAAATGTGGACTTTAATAATCTAAGAGACAAAAGGGGAGCAGAGGCAGATGAccgcaaatcgaataatagaaGAGACAGACCACGTTCCCCCAAAAAAGAGCAAAGCCGGCGAGAGCATAGAATATCTAGGTCTCGTTCACGCTCCCGTTCAAGAATGACATCTGGGGAAAGACGCAAGGCAAGGGAAGAACGCCACAGAGAACAAGAGAAGCAAAGACGTTCAAGATCAGCATCTAAAACGCGCTATAAATCTCCCTATCGTGGAGATAGCAGGCGAGAAAGAGAACAACGCAACGAAAGGCCGCCAGAACGAAGGCGAAACGACAGATACTCTCCAAAAAAGAGAAATGATGCTAGTTATGAGGAAAAACGGTACAGATCTCAATATCGTAGCAATCAAAGAGACAGAGAGGAGATATCACCTAAAAGAAACTCAGATAGAAGAGCCCATGATAGATCGCCTTCACGTAATGCTAATGGAAGGAATAGAGCGGGATCGCCTGAATCGAGCAGAAAAAGAACACCAGAAAGGAACTCCAGGCGAGATGAATCCTCATCGGAGAAGTCGCGATTATCCAGCAAACGTAAAAATCAGGATACCAGAAAGAAAAGTAAGAAATCAAGAAAagatagcagcagcagcagtagcgaAGATTCTTCCAGTTCTTCGGAAAGTGATAGTGAGTCATCATCTTCCACGGATAGTGATAGCTCCTCAGAAgaggaaagaaagaaaaagaagaagaaaaattccAAATCTAAGAGATCAAAACATACAAAATCCAAATCAAAGAAAAGTAAATCGAAAAAGCATAAGAAATGATTGAAATTGGCGCTCACATGACTTTGgcaaaatatatgtaaaaattaagaacaaaatttaactatcattttatttttaactaaGGAACGAGAGTAATCACTTTTGATCTCCAGCATCTTTGTTTGCTTCTCCACAACATCCGCTGGCTTGACCTTTTCGCCGACGTGGTGGTTCTATGACAGCATCCGGGTTAAACACTATGTTGTCCAGGCGTGTAGTCTCAGGTGTAATACGCAattctaaaaagagatgctAGTTTTTATACCATCACAACTAAGTTGTATTTCTAATTTTCTTACCATATACACCCTCTTCCTTCTTCTTGGCTTGTATTACATTTGTGCGCAATTCTTTGTCCACATCCCATGCCAATTGTATCATCTGCAAAGAGTTATGAAAAGTTAAaacattttgaatttaaaaaaatgcggTGTAAAGGAAAACAAATCCAAGGCAATGCCGTGATTATGTTGCCTGATTGGCTATTTTATCCACaggctgattgtccgcgactgcattaGGAGCTAAAAATCGCGGCACGGGATAATCGTGAGCACCACAaattctgagtgccta
This Stomoxys calcitrans chromosome 2, idStoCalc2.1, whole genome shotgun sequence DNA region includes the following protein-coding sequences:
- the LOC106093178 gene encoding complex III assembly factor LYRM7, which gives rise to MSQIRREVIKAFRRLHRTRQYIFAGDDHALEAGRKEINAHFKKNMQETNADNIKKMIQLAWDVDKELRTNVIQAKKKEEGVYELRITPETTRLDNIVFNPDAVIEPPRRRKGQASGCCGEANKDAGDQK
- the LOC106093177 gene encoding peptidyl-prolyl cis-trans isomerase sig-7, whose protein sequence is MSVVIETTIGDITVDLFTDERPVACLNFMKLCKLKYYNYNLFHTIEQGFIAQTGDPTGSGDGGSSIWGVVEGQHKRFFEGETLPKIHHSSAGLLSLVGAGKHLLGSQFFFTLGDNLISLDGQHCVIGEVVEGHETLRKLNEAIVDENFRPYQDIRVTHTVILDDPFADPRGFREPSRSPSPSAERLANGRIAADEDIDDTDGKTMEEIQEILAEREAKARATILEIVGDLPDAEMAPPENVLFVCKLNPVTTDDDLEIIFSRFGRVKCCEVIRDRKTGDSLQYAFVEFENQKACEAAYFKMDNVLIDDRRIHVDFSQSVSRIKWKGKGRGIEGDSKNVDFNNLRDKRGAEADDRKSNNRRDRPRSPKKEQSRREHRISRSRSRSRSRMTSGERRKAREERHREQEKQRRSRSASKTRYKSPYRGDSRREREQRNERPPERRRNDRYSPKKRNDASYEEKRYRSQYRSNQRDREEISPKRNSDRRAHDRSPSRNANGRNRAGSPESSRKRTPERNSRRDESSSEKSRLSSKRKNQDTRKKSKKSRKDSSSSSSEDSSSSSESDSESSSSTDSDSSSEEERKKKKKKNSKSKRSKHTKSKSKKSKSKKHKK